The window CCGATGGCTCGATAATTGCCGTCTTGGCCAGCAACACCAGCTCGCCCTTCAGCTTGACGAGTGCAGCTTTGAACCCGTTCGTTGCCTCTAGTGGGGATGCATCGGGCAATCTCTTCGCCACGCTGCAGATCCGCGTGACCGACTCGCGCGGCGTGACGCGGCGGTCCGCGTTGATCAATGTGGAGCTCCTGGGCGGCTCGGGCGGCCACGGGAAACCTCCTCCAGGTGGTGGTTGATCGATGATCCGTACCTCTCCCTTGGCCAGCATCCGATGAAGCTTGTTCCACCCGTGCAGCGCAGAGGCCTGGGGCTGTTTTCAGCCCTGGGCGCCGCGTTGATGATGACGGCTTCCGCCAGCGCGGCGGAGCTGCCGGTGGGAGGTGCAAGCGACGCCTTCGATTGCATCATTGAGCCGTGGCAGACGGTGAAGCTGTCGAGCGCGGTTGCGGGCGTCATCCGTGAGGTGACCGTCGATCGCGGCGATTTCGTCACGAAGGGGCAGGTCGTCGCCCGACTCGAAGCCGGGGTCGAGGAGGCCGCTCTGGCGCTCGCCAAGGCCAAAGCGACGAGCGATCAACCGATCAAGTCGGCGCTGGCTAAGCTCGGTTACTTGCGGAACAAATATGATCGATCCGCGGCGTTGATCGACCGCAAGATCGTCTCCGGCAACCAGTACGACGAAGATCTGGCGAATGCCAAAGTCGGCGAGCAGGATGTTTTTACTGCCGAGCTCAATCAGAAGATCGCCGCGCTGGAAGTCGACCACGCCGAGGCGGTCGTCGAGCAGCGCATCCTGCGCAGCCCGGTCGACGGCGTCGTCGCCGAGATTCTCCTGCATCCCGGTGAGTACCGGAACGATCAGTCACCGATTCTGACCGTGACGCAGATCGATCCGTTGCGCGTCGAGGCCTATGTGCCGACCACCTATTACAGACAGGTCGAGAATGCCGCGGTAGCCAGCGTCGAGCCTGAAGAGCCGTTCGGCGGCACCTATCGAGCGAAAGTCAGGATTGTCGACCGTGTCATGGATGCGGCAAGCGGCACGTTCGGCGTCCGCTTGGAATTGCCCAGCCCCGATCACCGGCTTCCCGCCGGATTGAAATGCAAAATTCGATTCCCGAACGTGACGAGGCCCATCGATCAGGCCGCGGAACGGTCATGGGCCAACCCCTATCTTGCAGGAGCAGAACAATGACGAACCAGGCGGCGGAAATTACGGTTGCGGCGGAAGTCCATGATGTCAGTCCTGTAGCGGCGAGCCCGCAGCGAACGGCCGAGGGCGCCAAGCTTCACCTGGACACGAGCGACCTCAAAAGCTCCTATTGCAACGTTTGCAACGCGAGCAGTACGCGCGAAGAGGTCGTGCTCAGCCTCGGCGTCAACCACAATTGGGAGCTCGACCGCTCGGGCGATGTGGATGTGAAGCTGTTGCACCGTGTGATCCTGAGCCCCTTCGCCGCCAAGCGGCTCAGCCAGATGCTGAGCAAATTGATGACGGATTACGAAACGCGCCACGGCGAATTGAACTAGACGCCAAGCCGGGAAATAGCCGCGCAGATGCGAGTCCATGATTAATCTTCAGCGAGCCCGAGAGCAGGCGAGCAACCGGGAGCTCGGGGCGAACCCGGACGTGATTGCACGCGGGCCGGCGGCGCCGTCCGGCCTGTGGAAGATTGTCCTGGGCGGCACCGCCGATGCCGGCGATTTCTATCAAGCCTGGCTGGCACTGCAGTGCGGGATGGTCGGCGGTGTCACGGCGGGGCTGCTGCTGCTGCGCAATGCGTCGAAGCCTGACGCGCCGCCCTATCTGCCGGCTGCCGCGTGGCCCGATGCGCAGGGCGACCTGAACAAGCTCGCGCAGGTGGCCCAACAGGCGGCAACCGAGCGACGCAGCGTCGTCGCGCGCTCTGGTCCAGGGGCTTCAACACCAGGTCAGTCAAACTGCATCCTGGTGGCGCAACCAATCGGGTCGGGCACCGAGCTGCCGATCGCCATCGTTGTGGTTGCGGTCGATTCGCAACCGGATCTCAATGTCCAAACGGTCGCGCAGCAGCTCGCTTGGGGCGCGGGCTGGCTCGAAACGCTGTTGATGCGACAGAGGGCCGAAGAGAACGCGCGGCGCGTGAAACAGGCTGCCGCCGGACTCGATCTGCTGGCTGTCGCCGGCGAGCATCGCCAGCTGCGCGCGTCCGCAATGGCGCTCGCCAATGAGCTCGCGGGCCGCCTGCAATGCGATCGCGTATCGATTGGCGTGGTCAACCGTCGGCGCAACGGGGTGCGGCTCAAGGCGATGTCGCACACGGCATTGTTTCGGCGCGAGAGCCAGGCCGCTGATGTGGTCGAAAATGCAATGGAGGAAGCGCTCGATCAGAGCGCCTCGGTAAGCTTCCCGCCGACTGAGTCCACACAAAAGCGAATCGCGGTCGCCCACCGCGCTTTAGCCAATTGGCTGGGCGGCCGCGCCGCGGTCGCTTCCGTGATGCTGTCGAGCCGCGGCCGATCGGTTGGAGTGGTCACGTTAGAACGCCATCGCGATGAGCCGTTCGATGAGGATTCGATCAGCCTGTGCGAGATGGTTGCGAGCCTAGTCGGACCGATGATCGATCTGCAGCACGATAGCGACCGCATCGTTTCGGGCCGTGTCGTTGCGTCGATCGCCAAAGGGACCCGTGCCCTCGTCGGTCCGCGCCGCCCGGCGCTGAAGCTTGCCGCGATAGCAGCGGTTCTATTCGTGGCATTCCTGGCGCTCGCTACCGGCGAGCACACAGTGTCTGCCAAATCCGTCACCGAAGGCTTGGTGCAACGCGCCGCGGTCGCGCCGTTCGACGGCTTTATCCAGAGCGCGCCGATGCGCGCCGGCGACCAGGTGCGCGAAGGGGAGGTGCTGGCCAGCCTGAACGACAAGGATCTCATGCTTGATCGGCTCAAGTCATTGAGCGAGCGCGACAAGCTTGTCCAGAAGCATCGCGACGCCCTCGCCAAGCATGATCGCGCCGAGACCGCGGCGCTGTCGGCCCAGATCAAGCAAGTCGAGGCGCAGCTCGCCCTTGCGGAGGACAAGCTCGCACGAACCCGGATTGTCGCGCCGTTCGACGGCACGGTCGTGTCGGGAGACCTCAGTCAGATGCTGGGAACTCCGGTCGAACGCGGCAAGGTCCTGTTCGAGATCGCGCCACTTGACGGCTATCGGGTGATCCTTGAGGTCGACGAGCGCGACATCGGCTACATCGGGATCGGCCAAAGAGGCAGGCTCGCGCTCGCCGGTGTGCCCGCAAACCTGGTTGGCTTCATCGTCACAAAGGTCACGCCGATCGCGACCGCGGAGGAGGGGCGGAATTTCTTCCGCATTGAAGCGCATCTGGACGATGGCAGCATCCAATTGCGCCCCGGCATGGAGGGAGTCGGCAAAATCGAAGTCGGTCGAGCCTCGCTGTTCTGGATCTGGACCCACACGTTGGTTGAGTGGGTACGGCTGAGCGCCTGGAAATGGCTTCCGTGAGCACGAGCGATGAGCGCTGAACCGTTTCTCAGCCCGTCATGGTATCGCGTCGGGTCGCTACGGCCGAAGCTGCGCGAGAACGCGCAAATCCGGCGCCACAGATATCGTGACGAAGTTTGGTATGTACTGACCGATCGATTGTCGCCGCGCGTTCATCGGCTCTCGCCATCGGCCCATCTGTTCGTGGCGCTGATGGACGGCCTGCGCACCGTCGATGACATTTGGTCCGAGGTGCTGCGGCGCGTCGGTGACAGCGCGCCAACGCAGAATGAAATCGTCAATTTACTGGCGCAGCTCCATGCGTCCGATCTCCTGCACGGCGATACATCGCCGGATTCGCTCGAGCTGTTCGATCGCCAGGCGCGCGATAGTCGGTCGCGCCTCAAGCGGTTGCTGCTCAATCCGATGGCGATCACGATTCCGCTTTGGGACCCGGACGCCTTCTTGGAGCGGAGTGTTGTACTCGTCCGCCCATTGTTCGGCTGGTTCGGGGCTTTGCTCTGGCTGGTGATCGTCATCCCGGCGACCGTAATGGCGGGGCAGCATTGGGCCGAGCTCACCGAGAACGTCACCGACCGGTTGCTCGCTACCGAGAATCTGCTTCTGCTGTCGCTGGTGTTGCCGATTGTGAAGATCCTGCACGAGCTTGGACATGGCTATGCGACCAAGATTTACGGCGGCGAGGTCCACGTGCTTGGCGTCATGTTCCTGATGGGAATGCCGACGCCGTATGTCGACGCCTCGGCCTCGTCCGGCTTCCGCATGAAGTATCGGCGTGCGCTGGTTGGCGCCGCCGGCATGATCGTCGAGCTTTTTCTCGCAGCACTGGCGTTCTACGCTTGGCTTCTTATCGAGCCGGGTCTTGTCCGGGCGGTATGCTTCAACGTCATGGCAATCGCGGGAATTTCGACAATCATCTTCAACGGCAATCCGCTGATGCGTTATGATGGCTACTATATCCTCGCCGATCTGATCGAGATACCGAATCTGGGGCAACGCTCCACAAAGTTCTGGGGCGCTCTCGTCGACAAATACGCCTTCAAGAGCGACAGCGTACGGCTGCCGGTGCGCGCTTCGGGCGAACTCAAATGGCTGCTCTTCTATGCGCCGATCGCGTTTACCTATCGCATGATCGTCCAATTCGGGGTCGCGCTGTTTCTCGCCGGTCATTACTTTGTCGTTGGGATTCTACTCGCGCTATGGAGCGTGACGTCGAGTGTCGTTATTCCGCTCTATAGAGCGTTCAAACATGTGTTCACCGATCCAAGTCTGCAAAAGCAGCGTCCGCGGGCAGTAGGGCTCGTCGTGGGGCTCATGGGGATTGCCGCAATCTTGCTCGGCTTTGTCCCGGTTCCCATGCACACTTTGAGCGAAGGCGTGATCTGGTTGCCGGACAGTGCCTTCGTGCGTGCCGGCACAGATGGGTTTGTTCGGCGCTTGTTGGTGGCACCTGGTTCGTTCGTGCGGACCGGCGACGCGCTGTTTGAAACCGAGGACCCGCAGCTTCGGGAAAGCGTTGAGGAGTTGCGTTGGCGCGTCGAGGAGTTGCAGGGAAAACTCGACGCTCAGCGATTCACGGATCGCATTAATGCTGAAATCACCGGTATCGAGCTTGCTGCCGCACGATCGATGTTCGCCCGCGAGCGCGAACAGGCAAGCCGTTTGGTGGCGAGAAGCGGCGCCGAGGGAATTTCTCTCGTCGCCAAGTCGGAAGATTTGCCTGGTCGCTTCTTCCATAAAGGCGATGTGCTTGGGTATGTTGCACCGGCAGCGTTCAATTTGGTGCGGGTAACGGTTCCGCAGGATGACATCGAACTCGTTCGCGACCATTTGCGCGGCGTCATGGTGAAAATGGCCGAACGCATCGACGAGACCTATCCCGCGAGTATCGTCCGTGAGGTCCCCGCCGCGCGCAACGAGCTACCGAGCAAGGCGCTCGGTACTGCCGGGGGCGGCATTTTCGCAGTCGATCCTTCCGACCGTCAGGGGCAAAAAACGCTGCAACGTCTGTTTCAGTTCGATCTCGAATTGCCACCGGGAACGCCGACCTTGGCGTTCGGCTCCCGCGTCTATGTGCGGTTCGAGCATGATTGGGAGCCACTCGGCTTTCAGCTGTTCCGTCGGCTTCGTCAGCTATTGCTGGCCCGACTGAATGTTTGAGGCGATGCGACCATCGCGCCGGTTATGGTCGGGCGAAGAATCCATCACGCCTTATCCTGAACGCAACCAGCCCGAACCGTCCAAGATCGATCGATTCATCGCCGAAACTTCGGCGGCGCTCATATTTCGTTTTCGCCGGAAGGGTGGCAGCGGGCTAGCTCGTATGGCTGACGCGGTCGACGCGCTCGCTGCGCAATTTGCCGGGCTCGACGATGCGGCACTGCGCGCAACCGCGGCGACATTGCGAGCTGAGCTGACGCGACATGGGTTTCGGCCCGATATCGTAGCCCGGACCTTTGCGCTGGTGCGCGAGACCTCGGCGCGCTTGCTCGGCCTGAGACACCACCGCAGCCAAATCATGGGCGGTTGGGCGATGCTTAACGGCGGACTCGCCGAAATGGAAACCGGCGAAGGCAAGACGATTACGGCTTTGCTGCCGGCTGTGACCGCAGCGCTGGCCAGTCACAGCGTCCACATCATTACCGTCAACGAATACCTCGCCGAGCGGGATAGCGAGCAAACCCGCCCGATCTATGAGGCGCTCGGGCTGACGGTCGGCGTGGTTCGGCGCGAACAACCGAACGCCGACCGCAAAGCGGCCTATGATTGCGATGTCACCTTCTGCACCAACAGCGATCTTGTCTTTGACTATTTGCGCGACCGCATGGCGCTCGGGCGCTATCGCGCGCGGCCTCGACTGCTTGTCAATGAGTTGCTTCTCGGGCAGAGAAGGGCCGCGGGCTCGTCGCTGTTGTTGCGCGGGCTCCATTTCGTGATCATCGACGAGGCCGACAGCGTGCTCATCGACGAGGCCCGTACCCCGCTGATCCTCTCGGCGGGTGACGACGAGCCCGATGCTCCGCTTTACTATCGGGCGCTCGCCCTTGCCCGACTATTGCAGCGCAACGTCGACTTCAAGATCGACGAGACGCGACACTCCGTGCATTTGACATTGCAGGGACGCAAGCAACTCAGCCATCTCGTTGCGCGCGAAGGCGGGTCGGCTGAAAACTTTCTCTGGCAATCGCGGCGCGCCTGCGACGAACTCCTGGAACAGGCCCTCACCGCGCTCCATCTCTTCCGGCTCGACAAGCATTACATCGTTGCCGAGGGCAAAGTGCAGATCGTCGACGAATACACCGGCCGGGTGATGCCCGATCGTTCGTGGGAGCGCGGCCTTCATCAAATGATCGAAGCCAAGGAAGGCTGCGAGATATCCGGGCAACGCATGACGCAGGCCCGGATCACCTACCAGCGGTTTTTCCGGCGTTATCTCAAACTTTCCGGAATGTCGGGAACGATCGGTGAGGCCGCCGGCGAGCTATGGGCAGTTTATGGTCTTAAGGTAATCCGCATTCCGACCCATCGTCCATTGCGCCGTCGCAATCTCGGCACCCGCCTGTTCGCGAATAACGCGGATAAATGGCGGACAGTCGTCGAACGGGCTCGGCACATGCGCAGTATCGGGCGTCCTGTACTGGTTGGAACGCGGTCGGTCGCTGCGTCCGAGCAGGTTAGCCGCGCGCTCGCCGAGGCCGGCCGGATCGAGCATGAGGTGCTCAATGCACGCCAGGACAAGCAAGAGGCCGATATTGTGGCCGCGGCGGGGCAACCCGGCCGCATTACAGTTGCAACCAACATGGCCGGTCGAGGCACGGACATAAAGCTCACTGCCGATGTAGTCGAGGCCGGTGGGCTTCACGTGATCATCACGGAATTCCACGAATCCGCGCGCATCGATCGTCAGCTGTTCGGCCGTTGCGCGCGCCAGGGCAATCCCGGAACTTTCGAAGCCATCGTCTCGCTGGAGGATGAGTTGTTCCATCGTTTTGTTGGATCACAGCTATGGGCCATCGCCCGGACGCTGGTCCAGGCTACGCGCAGCGAATTTGTGTCGCGACTGGTCGGCGGGTTATTGCGCCTCATCGCTCAGCGCAATGCCGAACGCACTCACGCAAAAACCCGCCGCGAGACGGTCGAGCAGGACAAGCGACTGGATCAGAGCCTTGCGTTTGCCGGCAAATCGGAATGAGGGTCGCCAAGGCGTCGATGGCGAAATGCTTCGCCAGCGACATAGCCATGAAGGTGACGACGGACGCCGTGCAGGTCTTCGGCGGCGCGGGCTACATCAAGGATTTCCTGTCGAGCGTTGAATGCGCGACGCCACGATCAACCAGATTTTCGAGGGTACCAATCAGATCCACCGGTTGATCGTGGCGCGACAATTGCTGGCCCGGTAGGCTTAGCTACTTTGCTAAGCCCCAACGAAAACCAGCAGCGTGCCGTTGGCGGCGGCGGGCGCGACGCAAACGGCGCCGGCGCTGCGGACGGCCGAACCAGCGACCGCCCTCTCCACGGCGGCAAGATCGGATGTCTCGAGCACGAGGCCCGCGCCGCCGCGCTCCGGCAATCCCTTAAGCGAGATTTCAGGATATCGCCGGCCCAACTGGTCCCTGGTGAGAAAGACAAAATCGGCGCGATCCGAACCGGACGGTACCGCGACCGCGCCGTCCGACTCAGCCCTGGCCTCCCGAGCGATCATGCGGGCCAGATGCGCGGCATCCTCGGCGGGTTCCGGTGAGACGACCAGTGTCTGCCGGAGACGCCTCGCGCCATTGGCGTGCTTCATCAATTCCGGAATCCACACGGTCTCGCGGGTCTTGTGCTCACAGGCGAAGATACGCAAGCCCGCTGGTGCCTCGGCGATCGGCCATTGAAACACCCTGAATTTGGCCGCCGACAGGCTGCCATCGGGCATCGTCACCGGCCGCTCGAAATCGATCGGGCCAACCGCGTCATAGCCGTGCGCGCGAATTTCCTCGGCGCCGGCGGCCGAATCGACCGCCGTGAAGGCGATGCGTTCGACGCCTTCGCCGCGCTTTTCGAGAAATGCCCGCGTCGGCGCATTGTGGTCGGTTGCAACGAGAACGCCGAGCAATTCGATGTAATCGGCGTCGAGCATGATGGTGTAATTGCCCGATCCCATCTTGGCGCTGTGCGTGCCGCGCGGCGACACCGTAAAACCCAGCCGCTTCCAGTTTTCGGCGGCTTGGTCGAGATCGCGGACCACGACAACGGCGTGATCGATTCCGATGACATTCTTGAGTGCCACTCTTTTGTTTCCCCGGCATGAATTGGCGTACTAAGCTAACCAGATCGATCCGGCGTCCGCAAGCCGAGCCATCCTGGGTAATTCCCCGACATCGCGAACGCCGATCGACCAGGGAAGAATGATGATGAATAGCGCAAATGTCCGTTGGCCGGACTCGTTGTGGGCGGCAATGACGCCCAGAGGTCCCGATCTGCCCGAACTCACCGGGACGGCGGAGGCCGATGTCATCGTCATCGGTGGCGGCTTCACCGGCTTGTCGACGGCGCTGCATTTGCGCGAGAAAGGCGTAGACGTCGCCATCGTCGAGGCCATGGAACCCGGCTGGGGCGCCTCCGGGCGCAACAACGGGCAGGTGATCCCGACATTGTCGCGGCCCGACCCGGATGACATCGTGGCGAAGCACGGCCCAGCCGGCGAACGTTTTGTCAATCTGTTGCGTGACAGCGCGTCGACCTTGTTCGATGTCGCGCGGCGCTATCAAATTCAGGCCGAGCAGGAACAGTCAGGCTGGGTTCAGCCGGTGCATTCGCCGGGCCGCATCAAGATCGCGGAACGGCGGGTGCGGCAATGGTCCAAATACGGCGCGCAGGTCGAGCTGCTTTCACGTGACCAGACCCGCCAAATGTTGGGATCGGATGCGTGGTTTGGTGGCTTCTGGAACAAGACCGGTGGGCACATCAATCCGTTGGCCCTGTCGCGGGGGCTTGCGCAGGTCGTGCTGGAGCGCGGCGGCCGAATTTACGCGCGCTCGCCCGCGACGAGTTTTGAACGGCTGAACGATCGCTGGATCGTCAAGACAGCGAAAGGCGAGATCAGCGGCCGGGCCTTGATTGTGGCGAGCAATGCCTATACCGGCGAATTCTCGAAGTCGCTGATGCCTGCGATCGCGCATGAAGTCATGCCGGTGCTGTCGTGGCAGATGGCGACGCAGCCGCTGACCGACAATGTCCGCAAGACCATCATCCCGGGCCGCCAGGCGATGTCCGATACCCATGGCGAGCTCTATTTCGCGCGTTACGATGCGCGAAACCGTCTCGTCACCGGCGGCGCCGTGATCGGGCCGGGCAACAAGGCCGAAAGAATCAAGACCAGGGTCGCGGAGCGATTGCAAAGGCTGTGGCCGCAGATCGGGCCGGTCAGCTTCGACTATATCTGGAACGGCTATGTCGGAATGACCACCGATTTCCTGCCCCGCATTCATCGTCTCGGGCCCAACGCCTATGGCTGGACCGGCTGCAACGGCCGCGCGGTGGCGCTGTCGATCGCGCTCGGCGACGAACTCTCCAAGGCCGTACGCGGACTTCCGGAGAAGGATCTCGCGCTGCCGTTCACGGATCCGGCGCCGATCGTCGGCCATGGATTGCTGCGCCGGCTCGCGCCGCTGATGTTGATGGTCTATCGCCGCCGCGACGCGCGGGAGATAGCCTGAAACTTGCGCGCGGAAGATGTGATGCTCACGCGAGCAACCGGGCCTCGCGTCGCCTGGCAAAATCGCCGCCGGGGATCGAATCCAAAAGTGCCCGCGTGTAGGGGTGGTGCGGACGGCCAAAGACGTCACCAGCAAAACCCTGCTCCACCACTTCACCGT is drawn from Bradyrhizobium lablabi and contains these coding sequences:
- a CDS encoding VOC family protein, translated to MALKNVIGIDHAVVVVRDLDQAAENWKRLGFTVSPRGTHSAKMGSGNYTIMLDADYIELLGVLVATDHNAPTRAFLEKRGEGVERIAFTAVDSAAGAEEIRAHGYDAVGPIDFERPVTMPDGSLSAAKFRVFQWPIAEAPAGLRIFACEHKTRETVWIPELMKHANGARRLRQTLVVSPEPAEDAAHLARMIAREARAESDGAVAVPSGSDRADFVFLTRDQLGRRYPEISLKGLPERGGAGLVLETSDLAAVERAVAGSAVRSAGAVCVAPAAANGTLLVFVGA
- a CDS encoding PqqD family peptide modification chaperone yields the protein MSAEPFLSPSWYRVGSLRPKLRENAQIRRHRYRDEVWYVLTDRLSPRVHRLSPSAHLFVALMDGLRTVDDIWSEVLRRVGDSAPTQNEIVNLLAQLHASDLLHGDTSPDSLELFDRQARDSRSRLKRLLLNPMAITIPLWDPDAFLERSVVLVRPLFGWFGALLWLVIVIPATVMAGQHWAELTENVTDRLLATENLLLLSLVLPIVKILHELGHGYATKIYGGEVHVLGVMFLMGMPTPYVDASASSGFRMKYRRALVGAAGMIVELFLAALAFYAWLLIEPGLVRAVCFNVMAIAGISTIIFNGNPLMRYDGYYILADLIEIPNLGQRSTKFWGALVDKYAFKSDSVRLPVRASGELKWLLFYAPIAFTYRMIVQFGVALFLAGHYFVVGILLALWSVTSSVVIPLYRAFKHVFTDPSLQKQRPRAVGLVVGLMGIAAILLGFVPVPMHTLSEGVIWLPDSAFVRAGTDGFVRRLLVAPGSFVRTGDALFETEDPQLRESVEELRWRVEELQGKLDAQRFTDRINAEITGIELAAARSMFAREREQASRLVARSGAEGISLVAKSEDLPGRFFHKGDVLGYVAPAAFNLVRVTVPQDDIELVRDHLRGVMVKMAERIDETYPASIVREVPAARNELPSKALGTAGGGIFAVDPSDRQGQKTLQRLFQFDLELPPGTPTLAFGSRVYVRFEHDWEPLGFQLFRRLRQLLLARLNV
- a CDS encoding HlyD family efflux transporter periplasmic adaptor subunit, which encodes MINLQRAREQASNRELGANPDVIARGPAAPSGLWKIVLGGTADAGDFYQAWLALQCGMVGGVTAGLLLLRNASKPDAPPYLPAAAWPDAQGDLNKLAQVAQQAATERRSVVARSGPGASTPGQSNCILVAQPIGSGTELPIAIVVVAVDSQPDLNVQTVAQQLAWGAGWLETLLMRQRAEENARRVKQAAAGLDLLAVAGEHRQLRASAMALANELAGRLQCDRVSIGVVNRRRNGVRLKAMSHTALFRRESQAADVVENAMEEALDQSASVSFPPTESTQKRIAVAHRALANWLGGRAAVASVMLSSRGRSVGVVTLERHRDEPFDEDSISLCEMVASLVGPMIDLQHDSDRIVSGRVVASIAKGTRALVGPRRPALKLAAIAAVLFVAFLALATGEHTVSAKSVTEGLVQRAAVAPFDGFIQSAPMRAGDQVREGEVLASLNDKDLMLDRLKSLSERDKLVQKHRDALAKHDRAETAALSAQIKQVEAQLALAEDKLARTRIVAPFDGTVVSGDLSQMLGTPVERGKVLFEIAPLDGYRVILEVDERDIGYIGIGQRGRLALAGVPANLVGFIVTKVTPIATAEEGRNFFRIEAHLDDGSIQLRPGMEGVGKIEVGRASLFWIWTHTLVEWVRLSAWKWLP
- a CDS encoding preprotein translocase subunit SecA, coding for MADAVDALAAQFAGLDDAALRATAATLRAELTRHGFRPDIVARTFALVRETSARLLGLRHHRSQIMGGWAMLNGGLAEMETGEGKTITALLPAVTAALASHSVHIITVNEYLAERDSEQTRPIYEALGLTVGVVRREQPNADRKAAYDCDVTFCTNSDLVFDYLRDRMALGRYRARPRLLVNELLLGQRRAAGSSLLLRGLHFVIIDEADSVLIDEARTPLILSAGDDEPDAPLYYRALALARLLQRNVDFKIDETRHSVHLTLQGRKQLSHLVAREGGSAENFLWQSRRACDELLEQALTALHLFRLDKHYIVAEGKVQIVDEYTGRVMPDRSWERGLHQMIEAKEGCEISGQRMTQARITYQRFFRRYLKLSGMSGTIGEAAGELWAVYGLKVIRIPTHRPLRRRNLGTRLFANNADKWRTVVERARHMRSIGRPVLVGTRSVAASEQVSRALAEAGRIEHEVLNARQDKQEADIVAAAGQPGRITVATNMAGRGTDIKLTADVVEAGGLHVIITEFHESARIDRQLFGRCARQGNPGTFEAIVSLEDELFHRFVGSQLWAIARTLVQATRSEFVSRLVGGLLRLIAQRNAERTHAKTRRETVEQDKRLDQSLAFAGKSE
- a CDS encoding NAD(P)/FAD-dependent oxidoreductase; protein product: MNSANVRWPDSLWAAMTPRGPDLPELTGTAEADVIVIGGGFTGLSTALHLREKGVDVAIVEAMEPGWGASGRNNGQVIPTLSRPDPDDIVAKHGPAGERFVNLLRDSASTLFDVARRYQIQAEQEQSGWVQPVHSPGRIKIAERRVRQWSKYGAQVELLSRDQTRQMLGSDAWFGGFWNKTGGHINPLALSRGLAQVVLERGGRIYARSPATSFERLNDRWIVKTAKGEISGRALIVASNAYTGEFSKSLMPAIAHEVMPVLSWQMATQPLTDNVRKTIIPGRQAMSDTHGELYFARYDARNRLVTGGAVIGPGNKAERIKTRVAERLQRLWPQIGPVSFDYIWNGYVGMTTDFLPRIHRLGPNAYGWTGCNGRAVALSIALGDELSKAVRGLPEKDLALPFTDPAPIVGHGLLRRLAPLMLMVYRRRDAREIA
- a CDS encoding DUF3467 domain-containing protein: MTNQAAEITVAAEVHDVSPVAASPQRTAEGAKLHLDTSDLKSSYCNVCNASSTREEVVLSLGVNHNWELDRSGDVDVKLLHRVILSPFAAKRLSQMLSKLMTDYETRHGELN
- a CDS encoding efflux RND transporter periplasmic adaptor subunit produces the protein MKLVPPVQRRGLGLFSALGAALMMTASASAAELPVGGASDAFDCIIEPWQTVKLSSAVAGVIREVTVDRGDFVTKGQVVARLEAGVEEAALALAKAKATSDQPIKSALAKLGYLRNKYDRSAALIDRKIVSGNQYDEDLANAKVGEQDVFTAELNQKIAALEVDHAEAVVEQRILRSPVDGVVAEILLHPGEYRNDQSPILTVTQIDPLRVEAYVPTTYYRQVENAAVASVEPEEPFGGTYRAKVRIVDRVMDAASGTFGVRLELPSPDHRLPAGLKCKIRFPNVTRPIDQAAERSWANPYLAGAEQ